One window of the Triticum dicoccoides isolate Atlit2015 ecotype Zavitan chromosome 3B, WEW_v2.0, whole genome shotgun sequence genome contains the following:
- the LOC119274224 gene encoding transcription factor bHLH167-like: protein MEVKAKPVRGGKRTGARGSRAVPVEKKASEKERRQRMKALCGKLASLISKEHFPHADTMTQLGSLDVAASYIKKLKEKVDELQHKKTSIQAMATLLGVSGIATPIITATTSGGAGSPEGGKKLEASPLVVEVRQPGDASMEVRLICSTERPIKLHEVITILEEEGAVIINANDSTSAHRIFYTIHSRAFSTRIGIDVSRVSERLGALV, encoded by the exons ATGGAGGTGAAGGCTAAGCCGGTGAGGGGCGGAAAGAGGACCGGGGCGAGGGGCAGCAGGGCGGTACCTGTTGAGAAGAAGGCCTCGGAGAAGGagaggaggcagcgcatgaaggcgCTCTGCGGGAAGCTCGCGTCCCTCATCTCAAAAGAACACTTCCCCCACGCT GATACAATGACCCAGTTAGGCAGCCTggatgtggcggcatcatacatcAAGAAGCTCAAGGAGAAGGTCGATGAGCTACAACACAAGAAGACCTCTATACAAGCCATGGCTACCTTACTGGGAGTTAGTGGCATCGCGACACCCATTATCACTGCTACCACGAGCGGCGGCGCGGGGTCACCAGAAGGAGGGAAAAAATTGGAGGCATCGCCACTAGTAGTGGAGGTGCGGCAACCCGGCGATGCAAGCATGGAGGTGAGACTGATATGCAGCACAGAGAGGCCTATCAAGCTCCATGAGGTGATTACAATTCTTGAGGAAGAAGGGGCCGTCATCATCAATGCTAATGACTCTACTTCTGCCCACAGAATATTCTACACTATACACTCCCGG GCCTTCAGCACTAGAATTGGCATAGATGTTTCAAGAGTTTCCGAACGACTAGGAGCATTGGTTTGA
- the LOC119274223 gene encoding transcription factor bHLH167-like, protein MKSRRQSGRGGAMLLPDGNLHSSGSKMERKDVEKNRRLHMKGLCLKLSSLVPASSSSDHHLRHYSSSPPSSNKDAATQLDQLDSAAAYIKQLRGRIDDLKRRKQAAVSGTAGCSSSISTGDYKGAPSTATTALPVIEVRHQDGTLDVALVSEVGRPFRLHEVIAVLEQEGAEVVSASFSVVGDKIFYTVHSQALYPRIGLEAGRVAQGLRGLAAAAAVSPSVLLT, encoded by the exons ATGAAGAGCAGGAGGCAGAGCGGCCGTGGAGGAGCCATGCTGCTGCCGGACGGGAACCTCCACAGCAGCGGCAGCAAGATGGAGCGCAAGGACGTGGAGAAGAACCGGCGGCTGCACATGAAGGGACTCTGCCTCAAGCTATCCTCCCTcgttccggcctcctcctcctcagaccACCACCTCAGACACTATTCTTCCTCGCCGCCGTCCAGCAACAAG GACGCGGCGACACAGCTGGACCAGTTGGACAGCGCGGCGGCGTACATCAAGCAGCTCCGGGGCCGGATCGACGACCTGAAACGCCGCAAGCAGGCCGCCGTCTCCGGCACCGCTGGCTGCTCATCCTCCATCTCCACGGGCGACTACAAGGGAGCTCCTTCAACGGCCACGACAGCGCTGCCGGTGATCGAGGTGCGGCACCAGGACGGAACTCTGGACGTGGCGCTGGTGAGCGAGGTCGGGCGGCCGTTCCGGCTGCACGAGGTGATCGCCGTGCTGGAGCAGGAGGGCGCCGAGGTGGTCAGCGCCAGCTTCTCTGTCGTCGGCGACAAGATCTTCTACACGGTCCATTCCCAGGCGTTGTACCCCCGCATCGGCCTCGAGGCCGGCCGCGTCGCCCAAGGGCTGCGCGGCCTCGCCGCAGCCGCAGCCGTCTCGCCGTCGGTCCTCCTGACAtga